Below is a window of Clostridiales bacterium DNA.
TACGCCTGCGCAATGGGATGACGGTCTCCCACGATGCAGTAATCGCAGCAGGGCGATTCGACGCACGTCCCTTCCCGGATCAGGCAGGCGTGGAGCTTCTGCATGGCCAGATGGTCGCAGTTGCACATGACGGGCAGTACGTCCTCCATGTGATGGCGTTTGGCGAATTCCGCGTTGGGACATTGGGTAAAGCTGTAGCGGATCACGCCGTTTTCCCTGTCATAGGAGCAGGAACCCATCCGGAAGGAGCCGGGGAAGCGCCTGATCTCCTTGACCCGGATGTCGTTGGCCTTCTGAAAGATCCGGCTGGCCAGGCGGTTGTCCAGCCTGCGGTTGAGGTTGAAGACTTTGCCCAATGCATCGAATGCTCCCATAAAGCAGTCAAAAATGTCCTGCTGCACTTCTTCCAGCTTTGGCTTGTCCGGAACGACTTTGTACCAGGCGAAGATCAGGACCGGGTCATAGATGCTGACCTTGATCTTTGCGCCGGCCATGGGCGGCTCGTCCCGGAGAAACTCGCAGTACTGCAGCTGGATCTTCTCCCAGAGCTCTTTGCAGGCAGGATCGTCATACCAGCGATGCAGGAGCCGCAGAACGCATTTCTTCGACTTCCTTGTGTAGACCGCGTGCCGGGTGCGGTCGATGGGCAGGTCCTTTTCTTTCACTGTGCCACCTCTATTTCTTTTCCGGATCGAACCGCAGACGATAGTCGCAGCATTCCGCGCCCTCCGATACCGCCGTGGTGCGCTCGTAGCGAATGCGGTGAAAGCCCTGCATATAGGCTTTGTCCATACGGCAGATGCACAGCACGGCTTTCTCATTGCCCAATTTCCTGGCCAGCTCATGATACGGGCAGGAGAGAATATCCACCCCGAACATCTCAGGCGGTTCGGATACGATCCGGCGCTGATAGCCGAGGTTTTCTCCGCTCATGCGATCCATAATGCTGTCCACATGCCGCCAGATCAGCCCGGAAACGCCCGGAACGCTGGTGATGCAGTGTACAATCCCGGCAAAACGTCTGCCCATGGCGTCGCCGTAGGCATTGAGCAGATCCACCGCATCCGCCCCGGAGGCGGTCAACGCGCGGTACAGCGCGACTGCGGGCAGAACCATCGCGCCTTTGTGCTTTTTCAAGGCCGCGTTGCCTGACAGCATCGACTGATATTCCTTACCTGCGTCATCCCAGATGGTATTTGCCTGCGCTCTTCCAAGTGCCATGACAAGGCGCCTGCGAAACCCCCGGTAGAACCATTGCCTGTTTAATGGATTCATGACATCCGTCCTTTCCTGAGCAGCCGGATCCATTTCCGTTGCCTGTGGGCGCAGAACGCCTTTGCCCACAGCCAGACGAACACAATCATTTCATGCTTCCCCTGGCGTACTGTTTCCGGATCGCGTCCCAGCCCGGCATCTGTGCTTTTAGCTCCCGCCAGTTTGGCATGGGGAATTCCGGCCTGCGGGCAAGTACCTTCTCGAACTCCTCATCCAGCATCTCCATCTCCTCAAAGGCGTTCCGACAATGCTCACAGGCGATGAGATCCCCTGCGGTTTTCCACTTGGCCATGCCAAAGTAGAGAAACTGCATGACTGTGCCTTTGATTCCGGGGGCGTAGTATTGATCGTCGCCCTCCGGCAGAATTGGGATGCCCTGCGCCTTCAGCATCGTGTACGCCTCCCGGGAGGCCATGCGCATGAGCCTTCGCTGTTTCCCAGTGGAGCCTGTCAGATCCCCGTTGCAGGCATAGGCCAGATAGCAGATGGGAAGCACCGCCGCCAGATGGCAGATAAGATAGGCTTCCATATCCGGCTGCCAGTTGAGCCTGTAGCCGCTGCCGTTGAACATTGTTTCCAGCTTCGCCTTTGTACCGCTGCCCGGCAGGCTGTGCAGCCCGCCGATATCCATGGCGCCGACGCCGGCCCGTTCGCAGATCAGCATACCTTTTTCATGATCCCGTTTGCCCGCAGTGGCCTGAAAGCCGAACAGCACCTGCTTTTCGCACACCGAATGATCCAGAATTGCCTGCTGCATATCGGCGTGACGCATGTTGTTGCCTACCAGCACAATAATCGGAGCATGAATGGCCGCCAGCGGTTCAAGGATCGCCGGCATTTTGTTGTACGGCATGACGGCGAATACTGCGTCATAGGCTTTTTCCTCTTCAATGCCGCCGATCACCCTCGGGTGATCCAGCGTGGTCTTCCGCTGAAGATGATGGCGGATCCTCAACCCGTTCTGCTGAAGCTGCTCTTTCCATGGACCGCGAGCCAGCAGTGTCACATCATTTCCGACCGCGCAAAGGACGTGCGCCAGATAACAACCGATCACGCCGGAACCGTAAACCAGTACTTTCATCATCTTTTACCTCACCAGCACGATCAGCCATCCAACCAACGCCGCGGGGATCAGCGCAAAGAGGGTGCCCGGGAAGAGCATTCCTTTTACATGAAACCACTTCTGATGATAGGCCCTGTCCATATGTTCCGTGCCTTCCAGGCGGAACATGGGCAGATTGGCAAACAACACCCAATCCAGAAAACAGGTGTCATACACGCCTATCCAGGCCATCAACCCGAAGGTCAGCCAGAATCCCTGCCAGAAGGTGGCGGCTCCGGCAATCGCTGCGCACACAAACAGGATCCCTGTAAAAATCAGCACCCCCAGTGATTTCGTTAGCAGCACGTTTTTGGATTGATAGCTCACATCCACCCGCGTATGTGTCTTGAAATACTCCTCCTGGATGTCCGGCGGGTAATTGTGGATACTGGCCGGACTGTATTTTCTGTCACCGCGGTAATAAGCAAAAATGATAGCTGTAAACAAGGCAGCGAAAGCAGCGGCTTCCAAAGCGATGACCCACCAAAGCATGTTGATCGATCTCCTCTCAGATGTTGTGGGGCGGCCAGGGGATACAGCGGTTCACCCGCTTCATATAGTCGGCATAGTCCTGCCCGTACAGATTGAGCAGCCATTTCTCTTCCGTAAGCTTCAGGGCAACCGTCAGGATGACCCAGTTGATAGGAATGGTTAGCAGGCTCCAGGTATTGTGCCACTGGAGGCAGATGCCGGCAAACAGTATCCACCAGCCGCTGTACATGGGATTGCGCACCCAGGCATAGATGCCGCCGGTCTGCAGCCGGTTCTCGGCGATGCTTGCGTCCATGTCCGATCGCAGCGCGCCAATGAACCAGACAGCTAGCCCTGAGATGATCAACAGCACACCGGCGATCCGGCAGAGCAGCGCCCATGGGCCCTCCAGAATACCTGTTTTCCAGACATATGCGGACAGTATGATCCCTATGGCGGTAACTGCGCCCATTGCGAACACGATCATCGGGCCGATGCCATACAGGGGCAGCTTTTGCCCTTTCTTCACATAGTTCTTCATACCGGCGTCACCATAAACTCATCAATCGCCTTCAGCACAGGGACCGTGTATCGCTCCCCGCCAAAGAGCCATTGTTCATGCTGCATATCGAATTCCCGGATTTCCGGATCGCGGAAGTACTTCCTGTAGCGTTTCAAATATTTCTCGCCCATCTTATTGGCATAGATGAAGTGGACCAAAGTGTGTTCCACATGGATGTCGTCTTCAAGATGGGTGAGCAGATCCGTGTAGTACTCGTTCCGGATGGATTCGGGCTTGAATTTTGAGAAGCAGCCCATGAACCTGTCAGCCGTTTCATCGCTCATCTCAAAGAATGACTTGAGCTTTTCCCGGGTCTTTGCCTGCTTCTTTTCGCTGCTGGTGAAACTGGTCAGCAGCGGCACCACAAGCTTCGACTGCAGCCAGGCGCTTAACTTTCCGCTCTGGTCGAGGTCGGGACTGCCGAAGATGCCGTGATCGATATGCACCTTCTGCCGCATGATCAGCTGTCCCACGAAGGTGCTGCCCAAAGATGAGCCGAGCGCGCCGTTCAGCTTCCCGCCGAAGTGTTCCTGAATATACCACTCGATCCTCTCCGTCACCGTGATCATATCCGGGAAGACTGCGTCACTTCCGTCAAAGCCGTCGTAGTTGACGCAGATCAGGTGATACTTTTTCCCAAGCCTGTCCAGTACTGTGGCGAAATTCGTCTGATAATCGCAGGCGGTACCCGGAAGGAGCATTAGTGTCTTGCCTGACAGATTGCCCATCTCATCAAACTGCATGGTTTATTTCTCCTTTGCCTTTTTCATCGTGGCCAGCAGTCCGCCGAACATCCACAGGTTTCCGATGCTGATCCAGCCTGCTGTCAGGGCGTTGCGAAGCGGCGCCTCCGGGAAGAACTTCAGCAGCATGGTCAGCGCCATGCCCACCGCCGGACAGAAAATCCAGCACCACTTGGGATAAGGTGTCAGCCCTTTGGAAAAGGCGGCGATGTGGGCGATCTGATGCACCAGCCAGAAAATGAAGAACAGGATCATGCTGGGCAGCAGGAAATACAGGCCGAAGCGGACGGTGGCGTCCAAGGCCGTCTCCGAGTTGGCTGCCATCATGTACTTGTAAAAGAACACGCTGGCCAGGCAGGGAACGTGCACGCCGCAGCCGCCGAAGGCCAGGACGCCCAGGATGCCGCTGCGGTACAGGTGCGCCATGCGGGAGGAATACGGCACAATCAGCCGGTACACGGCGAAAGAACACAGCGCTTCCAGCGGGATCCCGATCAGCCCCAGCAGCGAGGACCAGAAGATCCGGCCGTCGGACAGGTTCAGATAGGCGGAAAGAAAGCCCTCCAGGCCTTGCTTTGCCGCGTCATGCATCCCCCAGCCCAGCAGCATGTCGCCTGCCAGGACCATCAAGCTAGCAGCGATGCCGATCTTCATCAGATGGGCGATTCTGGGCCAGTCCGGCTCCTTATTCATTCAACGTCGCCTCCTTCATCAGCCGCACCATCAGATCCCAGCCCTCTTTGGCCTCTTTCACGATCGGAAAGACAGGATAGCAGTGGAACATCCCATCGCCGACGATCATCTGATAATCCACGCCGTATTTCTTCATAGCCGCCTCAAAGGACGGCGCGCAGGCGTACAGCGTCTCATCGGAACCATAGATGAAGGTCACGCGGGGACAGTTTGTAAAATCGCCCCGCTGCAGCCAGAGCATGTAGTCTGGCACACTGTCGTCCCCGTGGCGCATGACCTCCACAGCGGCTTTCATATATTGGGCCGGGATGGCGACGTCCTTTTGATCCAATTCCAGCATCCGCTGCCATTCCTCCTCGGTATCCACACAGGTTCCCGGAGAGATGGCCATGATATATCCCGGCAAGGGCGTATCCGGATGCCCGTCATTGATGTATGGCACCATACCCAGCGCCAGATTCCCGCCGGACGATGTGCCCAGAACGGAGATGCGCTCCGGAGCATAATCCCTGAGCATCACTTTGTAAGTCTCATGGATCATCTCATAGGCTTTGGTCAGCGGATAATCCGTGCAAAGCGGATAATAGGGAATGAACAGATCGAGCCCTGTTTCCCTTGCAAACCGCAGCGCCTTTTTAACAGACGCAGGTCTTGGCGCGCTGATCATGCCGCCGCCGATCAGGAACAGATTCGCCCTGTCCGTATGCTCCCTGTGAATCAGCTTCAGCACTGGAAAACCCATGACGTCAATTCGGCTGATTTCAAAAGCATCATCCTTCAAAGCCGGGATGCGGTTCTTCGCGTTCTGCTTCCTCCGGTTTTCCAGCAGCTCTTCCGTCGTGGCGCTGAGCCAACGCTTTTTGAGTCCCGCCGCTACGACAAGCTTTTTCAGGACCTCATACTTGACAGACATTCGTATCACCTCGCATGTTAGCATGTGCTAACTCATCAACAAAAATAAATGCACGATACGTGCTTATCTGTTTATTTCTGCCTGCTTCTTCTCTCTGACATTTCTTTTGGCTTAGGCCCGGATCTGTGCTTTTCTGGTTTGACTGCGCTTTCCGGAATCGCCCAGGATCTGCCCAGCCGCTCTGCGCCTGGAATTCTTCCATCCAATGCGTACTGATTCACCCAGCGCACAGAGATACCCCAGCGCTTTGCAATTTCCTGTACAGAGCAATAGCCTTTCACAACAACACCTCGTATCATGGGTTCTCGACACCAGGAGGCAGCGTTGTTAGCCGCCTCTAACTATATTATATTCCATTTTTCGCAGAAGACAAGCAGAAAAATGAAAATACACCAAAAAATCAGTTTGCGGAATCTTCGCACTCTGCTTCCTGAGCTGCATTTGCACACCTCCAACGGTGAACACCGTGCTCAAAATGGCGTGGATACTCCTTGAACACTCATCTGCGATTACAGGCGGTTCATCATGAATTCTCGGAAGCCCAGTACAATCAACGGTTGAACGAGCAGGAATACTCTCCAACTGCTTTCTGCAAACTTTACCGCCTAAGCAGAGTTTACACAGCGTGCAATAAAGAACAATCAGGAATATGAATCGCTCATGACGCAACAAAAAAGCTGCCTCCGAAGAAGCAGCTTAGTCAATATTATGCATAGATCACTTCATAAAGAAGAATCTCCTCTGCCCGCTGTTGTATATTGTTCATACATCCAACCCACAACAGTTTCCAGCCTTTCTGAGTATAATCTGTACGGTTTTATTCAAAAGATGCTTAGGTCGCAGACTTTATCTACAGAGAGTCTATTCTGGCAGTGTGGTTCAAAACAGCTTGATTGAAAAAGCCGTCTCCGAAGAGGCGGCCGTATGGATGATGTTTATGCATAGATCAGTTCGTTGAGAATTATTTCTTCTGCCTGCTGCCGAATGTTGTTCATCCGTCCGACCCAGGCAAGTTGGTCTCGCGCTTTCAGATCTTCGTGAATTCCTTCGGCACCTGCCATCTGGTGAACCATTCGATCCATTCTGTCGGAGCAGCAGGTGTCGATTTCGGCCAGGTGATCATACAGCTTACCAGAGAGGAGAAGCCGCTCATACAGCCCGGGACGATACTCTTCCAGG
It encodes the following:
- a CDS encoding L-2-amino-thiazoline-4-carboxylic acid hydrolase, whose product is MKEKDLPIDRTRHAVYTRKSKKCVLRLLHRWYDDPACKELWEKIQLQYCEFLRDEPPMAGAKIKVSIYDPVLIFAWYKVVPDKPKLEEVQQDIFDCFMGAFDALGKVFNLNRRLDNRLASRIFQKANDIRVKEIRRFPGSFRMGSCSYDRENGVIRYSFTQCPNAEFAKRHHMEDVLPVMCNCDHLAMQKLHACLIREGTCVESPCCDYCIVGDRHPIAQAYELVKKENGLLVSVKK
- a CDS encoding L-2-amino-thiazoline-4-carboxylic acid hydrolase codes for the protein MALGRAQANTIWDDAGKEYQSMLSGNAALKKHKGAMVLPAVALYRALTASGADAVDLLNAYGDAMGRRFAGIVHCITSVPGVSGLIWRHVDSIMDRMSGENLGYQRRIVSEPPEMFGVDILSCPYHELARKLGNEKAVLCICRMDKAYMQGFHRIRYERTTAVSEGAECCDYRLRFDPEKK
- a CDS encoding NAD-binding protein, producing the protein MMKVLVYGSGVIGCYLAHVLCAVGNDVTLLARGPWKEQLQQNGLRIRHHLQRKTTLDHPRVIGGIEEEKAYDAVFAVMPYNKMPAILEPLAAIHAPIIVLVGNNMRHADMQQAILDHSVCEKQVLFGFQATAGKRDHEKGMLICERAGVGAMDIGGLHSLPGSGTKAKLETMFNGSGYRLNWQPDMEAYLICHLAAVLPICYLAYACNGDLTGSTGKQRRLMRMASREAYTMLKAQGIPILPEGDDQYYAPGIKGTVMQFLYFGMAKWKTAGDLIACEHCRNAFEEMEMLDEEFEKVLARRPEFPMPNWRELKAQMPGWDAIRKQYARGSMK
- a CDS encoding isoprenylcysteine carboxylmethyltransferase family protein, which translates into the protein MKNYVKKGQKLPLYGIGPMIVFAMGAVTAIGIILSAYVWKTGILEGPWALLCRIAGVLLIISGLAVWFIGALRSDMDASIAENRLQTGGIYAWVRNPMYSGWWILFAGICLQWHNTWSLLTIPINWVILTVALKLTEEKWLLNLYGQDYADYMKRVNRCIPWPPHNI
- a CDS encoding 2-hydroxy-6-oxo-6-phenylhexa-2,4-dienoate hydrolase; this translates as MITVTERIEWYIQEHFGGKLNGALGSSLGSTFVGQLIMRQKVHIDHGIFGSPDLDQSGKLSAWLQSKLVVPLLTSFTSSEKKQAKTREKLKSFFEMSDETADRFMGCFSKFKPESIRNEYYTDLLTHLEDDIHVEHTLVHFIYANKMGEKYLKRYRKYFRDPEIREFDMQHEQWLFGGERYTVPVLKAIDEFMVTPV
- a CDS encoding alpha/beta hydrolase, with the translated sequence MSVKYEVLKKLVVAAGLKKRWLSATTEELLENRRKQNAKNRIPALKDDAFEISRIDVMGFPVLKLIHREHTDRANLFLIGGGMISAPRPASVKKALRFARETGLDLFIPYYPLCTDYPLTKAYEMIHETYKVMLRDYAPERISVLGTSSGGNLALGMVPYINDGHPDTPLPGYIMAISPGTCVDTEEEWQRMLELDQKDVAIPAQYMKAAVEVMRHGDDSVPDYMLWLQRGDFTNCPRVTFIYGSDETLYACAPSFEAAMKKYGVDYQMIVGDGMFHCYPVFPIVKEAKEGWDLMVRLMKEATLNE
- a CDS encoding helix-turn-helix domain-containing protein produces the protein MIRGVVVKGYCSVQEIAKRWGISVRWVNQYALDGRIPGAERLGRSWAIPESAVKPEKHRSGPKPKEMSERRSRQK
- a CDS encoding TnpV protein, whose amino-acid sequence is MTNLKKEIIENGIHYTLHGDYYFPDLELPETPNQAIGRYGRMRKAYLEEYRPGLYERLLLSGKLYDHLAEIDTCCSDRMDRMVHQMAGAEGIHEDLKARDQLAWVGRMNNIRQQAEEIILNELIYA